A region from the Rosa rugosa chromosome 6, drRosRugo1.1, whole genome shotgun sequence genome encodes:
- the LOC133716448 gene encoding uncharacterized protein LOC133716448, with the protein MAATVVPSVMVNIKALDQDNYDYWFFRVKTYLMAEGLWDVVDGTNIPPTVEDPKFMAWQKNNARALQAIIIFCGEDAELFIKYITTAKDAWDILVKQFKPSEILETPEEISEVDSNDSSSSIDGDEDSEVQVAGAHAHFFEEVHARNWEAVKELIRGNRRAIRAKSQNTDKTALHFAVQFGDVNGVKALLPFMENKDLEMLDRDGHTPLSMAILEKDTDVMTKIATCMVEKNKELLLRIVDPSTDTIPLLMALRLDRPKMAAYLYSTTPLEKLKKRDQAELISTSLRVKYIDTSLDLIRRFPSLAIAQDHSGESPLNALANTAGLFKNASQLGIWERWIYNC; encoded by the exons ATGGCAGCCACAGTAGTCCCTAGTGTAATGGTTAATATTAAAGCTCTTGACCAAGATAACTACGACTACTggttctttcgagtgaaaacaTACTTGATGGCTGAAGGTTTGTGGGATGTTGTCGATGGAACAAATATACCTCCAACAGTAGAAGACCCTAAATTCATGGCTTGGCAGAAAAATAATGCCAGGGCCTTGCAAGCTATCATCATATTTTGCGGGGAGGATGCTGAGTTGTTTATTAAATACATCACGACGGCAAAAGATGCctgggatattttggtaaaacaGTTCAAGCCTTCTGAAATTTTAGAAACTCCAG AAGAAATATCTGAAGTTGACTCGAATGACAGCTCCAGCTCAATTGATGGTGATGAAGACTCGGAAGTACAAGTTGCTGGAG CACATGCACATTTCTTTGAGGAGGTCCACGCCCGGAATTGGGAAGCTGTAAAGGAGCTTATTCGCGGAAATCGACGGGCAATAAGAGCAAAATCTCAAAACACCGACAAGACAGCTCTTCACTTTGCGGTCCAGTTCGGGGACGTAAACGGTGTAAAAGCGTTGCTACCGTTTATGGAAAACAAAGACTTAGAAATGCTAGACCGTGATGGACATACTCCTCTTTCTATGGCTATACTAGAAAAGGATACAGATGTGATGACCAAAATTGCTACGTGCATGGTTGAGAAGAACAAGGAACTACTCCTTCGTATTGTCGATCCTTCCACCGATACTATTCCACTCTTGATGGCTCTGAGGCTGGACAGACCAAAAATGGCTGCTTATCTCTATAGTACTACTCCACTTGAAAAGCTTAAGAAAAGGGACCAAGCTGAGCTAATTTCCACAAGTTTGAGAGTAAAATATATAG ATACTTCGTTGGACTTAATACGGCGTTTTCCAAGCTTGGCTATTGCTCAAGACCACTCTGGTGAATCCCCTTTAAATGCATTGGCTAATACGGCTGGATTATTCAAAAATGCTAGCCAGCTCGGAATATGGGAACGATGGATTTATAATTGTTAG
- the LOC133717062 gene encoding pentatricopeptide repeat-containing protein At1g11900-like, with protein sequence MLSASSRRFRCHRAAELFKPPLGPDPFPFRIQKSPPLPDPNNRPSFTTVTSSINHTHPSSESQQQTLVTQILSTIENAPTLLQSLHNKRFFLTPKSFNRVLISAAQRNHLYLVTQIFKLAIASKIQPLNSDCYLTVAKAFARADDCVVELLSFTEQVLELTQPSMTVINRLLFALGQCKETDNAILIFTQVKDRNFTPDMYTYNTVLEILGRAGRTGEMLGVFGEMKEAGIDPDLVSYNTVINHVRKFGEVDMCLLYFKEMCEKGVQPDLLTYTAVIDGLGRSGNIEESLKLFGEMKERRIRPSLYLYRAVISNLKKMGKVEMAASFMEEMNSCASSLCASRKSNKCE encoded by the coding sequence ATGCTCTCCGCTTCCTCAAGGCGTTTCCGATGTCACAGAGCAGCAGAGCTATTCAAACCCCCTCTGGGTCCCGACCCGTTTCCGTTTCGGATTCAGAAATCTCCACCACTTCCCGACCCGAACAACCGGCCATCCTTCACCACCGTAACTTCATCCATCAACCACACTCACCCCTCTTCCGAATCACAACAACAAACACTAGTGACCCAAATTCTCTCCACCATTGAAAACGCCCCTACATTACTCCAATCCCTACACAACAAACGCTTCTTCCTAACCCCCAAATCTTTCAACCGCGTTTTGATCTCAGCCGCTCAAAGAAACCATCTTTACCTCGTAACCCAAATCTTCAAGCTCGCAATTGCTTCCAAAATCCAACCTTTAAACTCAGATTGCTATCTCACTGTAGCCAAAGCCTTTGCAAGAGCAGATGATTGTGTTGTGGAGCTACTCAGTTTTACCGAGCAAGTATTGGAATTGACCCAACCGAGCATGACAGTAATAAACAGGCTTCTCTTTGCATTGGGTCAATGCAAAGAGACCGATAATGCAATTTTGATCTTCACCCAGGTGAAAGATCGAAACTTTACTCCGGATATGTACACATACAACACTGTTCTTGAGATATTGGGCCGGGCGGGTCGGACAGGTGAGATGCTGGGGGTGTTTGGGGAAATGAAGGAAGCTGGGATTGACCCGGATTTGGTTTCTTACAATACAGTGATAAACCATGTGAGGAAGTTTGGGGAAGTTGATATGTGCTTGTTGTATTTCAAGGAAATGTGTGAAAAGGGTGTTCAGCCTGATTTGCTTACTTACACTGCAGTCATTGATGGGTTGGGGAGGTCAGGAAACATTGAGGAGTCGTTGAAGTTGTTTGGTGAGATGAAGGAGAGGCGGATTCGGCCTTCGTTGTATCTTTATAGAGCAGTGATTAGTAATTTGAAGAAGATGGGGAAGGTGGAGATGGCGGCGAGTTTTATGGAGGAGATGAATTCGTGTGCTTCAAGTCTTTGTGCTAGTCGTAAATCGAATAAATGCGAGTAG